The following proteins are encoded in a genomic region of Rhizobium sp. CCGE531:
- a CDS encoding putative monovalent cation/H+ antiporter subunit A, which translates to MAAAAAGLTFLALCLPFLGALIAPIAVRRLGHNAAWPLALLPALAFLHFVGFLPAIAAGRVELGGFDWVPSLGLRFSWLIDGLSLTFALLITGIGALIVLYAGGYLKGHADLGRFFSFIFLFMGSMLGLVVADSFLTLFVFWELTSITSFLLIGFDHQREASRRAALQALVVTGGGGLLLLAGLLLLWQITGIAAMSDLLKAGDVVRASPLYLVALILVLGGAFTKSAQFPFHFWLPNAMEAPTPVSAYLHSATMVKAGVYLVMRLNPVLGDTPAWQTILPLFGAATLLVGTLLAIRQTDLKLKLAYTTVSSLGLLVMLTGFGTDYAVEAAVLYLVAHSLFKGALFMVAGIVDHETGTRDITRLGGLRSAMPLTFAAALVAAVSMGGLPPAFGFLAKEEIYAALAQTSPAAIILTVITVAGNALMFAIAFAVALKPFLGARTETPRHPHEAPPLLWLGPVVLASLGIASALFAAPWHAYVSSPMASAVGGKGLQIAVSLAPHIGVPLALSIVTVLIGILVYWQLDRARFLMSLVLRMLGPGPDRGFDAFISGLVRLSHAASRVLQPGRLEIYVTVTFLCLAAMLLIPLVIHDELPHVPAWPNLQWHEAAIFLIAIIGVAAVVFARDRLTAIVSLGIQGFAVAVIFLLFGAPDLSFTQFMVETLSVVILALVMTRLRLSPSDRRPPLARIAHAVLAIACGIGFALLLLKATQAPFDLTLTAFFNQYSKLIAHGDNVVNVIIVDFRGTDTLGEIAVVAMTGLAILALIRIRAGGERKLATNDPDLEEKASLGDRMEAERS; encoded by the coding sequence ATGGCCGCCGCCGCCGCGGGCCTGACATTCCTGGCACTATGCTTGCCCTTTCTCGGTGCATTGATCGCGCCCATCGCTGTTCGGCGGCTAGGTCATAACGCGGCCTGGCCCTTGGCGTTGCTCCCAGCGCTTGCCTTCCTCCATTTTGTGGGATTCCTCCCTGCCATCGCAGCCGGGCGGGTTGAATTGGGCGGCTTCGATTGGGTACCGAGCCTCGGTCTGCGGTTTTCCTGGCTGATCGACGGCCTGTCACTGACTTTTGCCTTGCTCATCACCGGCATCGGCGCGCTGATCGTCCTCTACGCCGGCGGCTATCTGAAGGGGCACGCGGATCTCGGACGCTTCTTTTCCTTCATCTTCCTCTTCATGGGTTCGATGCTCGGCCTTGTCGTTGCGGATAGTTTCCTGACGCTCTTCGTCTTCTGGGAGCTGACCTCGATCACGTCCTTCCTCCTGATCGGCTTTGACCATCAGCGGGAAGCATCTCGCCGGGCGGCGCTGCAGGCGCTTGTCGTGACCGGCGGCGGAGGGCTGCTGCTCTTGGCCGGCCTGCTGCTGCTCTGGCAGATAACCGGCATCGCCGCGATGTCCGATCTATTGAAGGCCGGCGATGTCGTGCGTGCGAGCCCGCTCTATCTTGTGGCCCTGATCCTGGTGCTTGGCGGCGCCTTCACCAAGTCGGCGCAGTTTCCGTTTCATTTCTGGCTGCCGAATGCCATGGAGGCGCCAACGCCCGTTTCGGCCTATCTCCACTCGGCAACCATGGTGAAGGCGGGCGTCTATCTTGTGATGCGGCTCAATCCGGTCCTTGGCGATACGCCGGCCTGGCAGACCATCCTTCCGCTTTTCGGTGCCGCCACGCTGCTCGTCGGAACCCTGCTTGCCATCCGCCAGACCGATCTGAAGCTGAAGCTCGCCTATACGACTGTTTCCTCGCTCGGCCTGCTGGTGATGCTCACCGGCTTCGGTACGGATTATGCCGTCGAAGCCGCCGTCCTCTATCTGGTGGCGCATTCGCTGTTCAAGGGCGCCCTGTTCATGGTCGCCGGCATCGTCGACCACGAGACGGGGACGCGTGATATCACCCGGCTGGGCGGCCTGCGCTCGGCCATGCCGTTGACCTTTGCCGCCGCCTTGGTTGCGGCCGTGTCGATGGGCGGCCTTCCGCCGGCTTTCGGTTTCCTCGCCAAGGAAGAGATCTATGCCGCGCTGGCGCAGACATCGCCGGCCGCGATCATCCTGACCGTCATCACTGTTGCCGGCAACGCGCTGATGTTCGCCATCGCCTTCGCCGTGGCGCTGAAGCCTTTCCTGGGGGCGCGGACCGAGACACCCCGCCACCCGCATGAAGCACCGCCCTTGCTCTGGCTCGGGCCGGTGGTGCTTGCCTCGCTCGGCATCGCTTCGGCCTTGTTCGCGGCTCCGTGGCACGCTTATGTCTCCTCGCCGATGGCGAGCGCCGTCGGTGGCAAGGGTTTGCAGATCGCGGTTTCGCTGGCCCCGCATATCGGCGTGCCCTTGGCACTCTCCATCGTGACCGTGCTGATCGGCATCCTTGTCTATTGGCAGCTCGACCGCGCCCGTTTCCTCATGTCCCTTGTCCTGCGGATGCTGGGACCGGGGCCGGACCGCGGTTTCGACGCATTCATCTCCGGCCTGGTGCGGCTATCGCATGCGGCATCGCGTGTGCTGCAGCCCGGGCGGCTGGAAATCTACGTCACCGTCACCTTCCTCTGCCTGGCCGCGATGCTGCTGATCCCCCTCGTGATCCACGACGAATTGCCTCATGTGCCCGCCTGGCCGAACCTGCAATGGCACGAAGCGGCGATCTTCCTGATCGCCATCATCGGCGTTGCCGCGGTCGTGTTTGCGCGAGACCGGCTGACGGCGATCGTTTCGCTCGGCATTCAGGGCTTTGCCGTCGCTGTCATCTTCCTTTTGTTCGGGGCACCGGATCTGTCCTTCACGCAGTTCATGGTCGAGACCCTTTCGGTCGTGATCCTGGCCCTGGTGATGACGCGCCTGCGCCTCTCGCCTTCGGATCGCCGGCCGCCGCTCGCCAGGATCGCTCATGCCGTACTGGCGATTGCCTGCGGCATCGGCTTTGCTCTCCTGTTGCTGAAGGCGACCCAAGCGCCGTTCGATCTGACGCTGACGGCCTTCTTCAATCAATATTCGAAGCTGATCGCGCATGGCGACAATGTGGTGAATGTCATCATCGTCGATTTCCGCGGCACGGACACGCTCGGCGAGATTGCCGTCGTCGCCATGACCGGCCTTGCGATACTGGCGTTGATCCGCATCCGTGCCGGCGGCGAGCGCAAGCTTGCGACGAACGACCCCGATCTTGAGGAGAAGGCCAGTCTTGGCGACAGGATGGAGGCCGAGCGCTCGTGA
- a CDS encoding Na+/H+ antiporter subunit B, producing the protein MNTLIFRTAAPFLTALMLLFSVFVLLRGHNEPGGGFIGGLIAASALAIYGIACGVAAVRRAIIFHPLAIAGFGLLAATLAGFLSVFSGVPFMTGLWIYPHLFGVEVPLSTVMLFDIGVYLVVVGAITSIALALEEREVD; encoded by the coding sequence GTGAATACGCTCATCTTCCGCACCGCCGCACCGTTTCTGACCGCCCTGATGCTGCTCTTTTCCGTTTTCGTGCTGCTGCGCGGCCATAACGAACCCGGCGGGGGCTTTATCGGTGGCTTGATCGCGGCCTCGGCGCTCGCGATCTACGGCATTGCCTGTGGCGTGGCGGCGGTCCGGCGTGCGATCATCTTTCATCCGCTGGCGATTGCCGGCTTCGGCCTGCTGGCGGCGACGCTTGCCGGCTTCCTGTCCGTCTTTTCCGGCGTGCCGTTCATGACCGGCCTTTGGATCTATCCGCATCTCTTCGGCGTCGAAGTGCCGCTTTCGACCGTCATGCTCTTCGATATCGGCGTCTATCTGGTGGTCGTCGGAGCCATCACCTCGATCGCGCTGGCGCTCGAAGAGCGGGAGGTGGATTGA
- a CDS encoding Na+/H+ antiporter subunit C — MEAVFALVVGLFFAAAIYLMLSKFTIRIMLGIAILGNAVNLLLFTAGRVTPEVPPIIQKGASTLDNAAANPLPQALILTAIVISFSFLAFLLVLTYRAYQDLQTDNTGEMLVAEPDERPLPPLGY; from the coding sequence ATGGAGGCTGTCTTTGCCCTCGTCGTCGGTCTCTTCTTCGCCGCCGCGATCTACCTGATGCTGTCGAAATTCACGATCCGCATCATGCTCGGCATCGCCATCCTCGGCAATGCCGTCAACCTTCTGCTGTTTACCGCCGGCCGGGTCACTCCCGAAGTGCCTCCTATTATCCAGAAAGGCGCGAGCACGCTCGACAATGCAGCCGCCAATCCGCTGCCGCAGGCATTGATCCTGACGGCGATCGTCATTTCGTTTTCGTTCCTCGCTTTTCTGCTGGTCCTGACCTATCGCGCTTATCAGGACCTGCAGACCGACAACACCGGCGAGATGCTGGTGGCCGAACCGGACGAGCGGCCGCTTCCGCCCTTGGGATACTGA
- a CDS encoding Na+/H+ antiporter subunit D — protein sequence MAGPTDIPVDLSAALVAAPVPVGHWLVILPVALCIGLGAILLMLRNRTEWHAVIAIPGLLLLVLIDAALLYRVASEGAVTMVMGRWLPPFGIAFSVDIFGALMALTAAIVALLASFYALGEISVSGRRYGFFPFLMMLLAGVSGAFLTGDIFNLYVWFEVLLISSFGLLILGSEPQQIDGALKYAVLNLIATTLFLVSVGYLYAVFGTLNMADIAMKARAGDGSAPLTTLAGLFLLAFGMKAAAFPVNFWLPASYHTPRITVSALFVGLLTKVGIYALIRVLVMLLPVERAGLGPLVTVIAIATMLAGVVGALGANDIRRMLGYIVISGIGTMLAGVALGNADGLSGAIFYALHSMVLMTALYLLAGQAARLGGSFSLAALGGLYRRSGWFAGLSLVLFFAISGLPPFSGFWPKVVLVKAALATGAWWLAATILLAGFLTMIVFGRVFLLAYWRPAADGGVAAEPITWQAALPLLALSLLVVGVGLFPEWLLHLTQAAAAGLEQPSAYLHSVFPTAGGAQ from the coding sequence ATGGCCGGACCGACCGATATTCCCGTCGATCTCTCCGCTGCGCTCGTTGCGGCACCCGTGCCCGTGGGACATTGGCTTGTCATCCTGCCGGTCGCTTTGTGCATCGGGCTCGGTGCCATTCTGCTGATGTTGCGCAACCGCACCGAATGGCATGCCGTGATCGCTATTCCCGGCCTGCTATTGCTAGTGCTCATCGACGCCGCCTTGCTCTACAGGGTTGCCAGCGAGGGCGCCGTGACGATGGTCATGGGACGATGGCTGCCGCCTTTCGGCATCGCCTTCAGCGTCGATATTTTCGGCGCGCTCATGGCGCTGACGGCGGCGATCGTTGCCCTGTTGGCGAGTTTCTACGCGCTCGGCGAAATCAGCGTGAGCGGCCGGCGATACGGTTTCTTCCCCTTCCTGATGATGTTGCTGGCGGGCGTCAGCGGCGCATTCCTGACGGGCGACATCTTCAATCTCTATGTCTGGTTCGAGGTGCTGCTGATCTCGTCCTTCGGTCTGCTGATCCTCGGCTCGGAGCCGCAGCAGATCGACGGCGCACTGAAATATGCCGTCCTCAATCTCATCGCCACCACGCTGTTCCTCGTCTCCGTCGGCTATCTCTATGCTGTCTTCGGCACGCTCAACATGGCCGATATCGCCATGAAGGCGAGGGCTGGTGACGGTAGTGCGCCGCTGACGACCTTGGCCGGCCTGTTCCTGCTGGCCTTCGGCATGAAGGCGGCCGCCTTCCCGGTCAATTTCTGGCTCCCGGCTTCCTATCACACCCCCCGCATCACCGTTTCGGCGCTTTTCGTCGGCCTTTTGACCAAGGTCGGCATCTATGCGCTCATCCGGGTTTTGGTCATGCTGCTGCCTGTCGAGCGGGCGGGCCTCGGCCCGCTGGTCACGGTCATCGCCATCGCGACCATGCTTGCCGGGGTGGTGGGTGCGCTCGGGGCAAACGATATCCGCCGCATGCTGGGCTATATTGTCATATCGGGCATCGGCACGATGCTGGCGGGCGTTGCCCTCGGCAACGCCGACGGCCTCAGCGGAGCGATCTTCTATGCGCTGCATTCGATGGTGTTGATGACCGCGCTTTATCTGCTTGCGGGGCAGGCGGCACGGCTCGGCGGCAGTTTCTCACTCGCGGCTCTCGGCGGGCTTTATCGGCGGAGCGGCTGGTTTGCCGGCCTCTCGCTGGTGCTCTTCTTCGCCATCAGCGGCTTGCCGCCCTTCTCGGGCTTCTGGCCCAAGGTCGTTCTGGTCAAGGCTGCGCTCGCAACGGGCGCCTGGTGGCTCGCCGCAACAATCCTGCTGGCCGGTTTCCTGACGATGATCGTTTTTGGGCGGGTGTTCCTGCTGGCCTATTGGCGACCCGCGGCGGACGGCGGCGTAGCGGCGGAGCCGATCACGTGGCAGGCCGCTTTGCCGCTTCTTGCTCTTTCGCTGCTGGTTGTCGGCGTCGGCCTGTTTCCGGAGTGGCTCCTGCACCTGACGCAGGCTGCCGCCGCCGGCCTTGAGCAGCCATCGGCCTATCTGCACTCAGTCTTTCCCACAGCGGGAGGGGCTCAATGA
- a CDS encoding Na+/H+ antiporter subunit E — protein MILFIFNLLLAIVWVAITGSASFINLVFGFVLAAIALAIVRSSYGGVLYLGRISRILALLVLFISELAKSAWAVAVAVMSPRIDVKPGIFAFPLTVDRDFEITLLANLITLTPGTLSVDVSDDRRTLYVHALDCSDPETIRRGIADGFERRIMEAFR, from the coding sequence ATGATCCTCTTCATCTTCAATCTGCTGCTTGCCATCGTCTGGGTCGCCATCACCGGCAGCGCCTCCTTCATCAATCTGGTCTTCGGCTTCGTCCTTGCGGCGATTGCGCTCGCGATCGTGCGATCGTCCTACGGAGGCGTGCTCTATCTCGGTCGCATCAGCCGCATCCTTGCGCTGCTGGTGCTGTTCATATCCGAGCTTGCGAAGTCCGCCTGGGCCGTCGCCGTCGCCGTCATGAGCCCCAGGATCGATGTGAAGCCCGGGATTTTCGCCTTTCCCCTGACGGTCGACCGTGATTTCGAAATCACGCTGCTTGCCAACCTCATCACGCTGACGCCGGGCACGCTGTCCGTCGACGTTTCCGATGATCGCAGGACACTCTATGTGCATGCGCTCGATTGCTCCGATCCGGAAACCATCAGGCGCGGCATTGCCGACGGCTTCGAGCGCCGCATCATGGAGGCCTTCCGATGA
- a CDS encoding cation:proton antiporter, giving the protein MMVASVVSAAAMVALGILSIAFLFTVYRVVAGPTLPDRVLALDMLVAIAIGFIAVIAIKTGFTLYIDIAISLGLVGFLATVAFARFILTRAQSDISSRRVARPESIAASESKKTRKRNKPQKGGR; this is encoded by the coding sequence ATGATGGTCGCATCCGTCGTTTCGGCTGCAGCCATGGTGGCGCTCGGCATTTTGAGTATCGCCTTCCTGTTTACGGTCTATCGCGTGGTTGCCGGCCCGACATTGCCGGACCGGGTTCTGGCGCTCGATATGCTGGTGGCAATCGCCATCGGCTTCATTGCCGTCATCGCCATCAAGACCGGCTTCACGCTTTACATCGATATTGCCATTTCGCTGGGCCTTGTCGGCTTCCTCGCCACCGTCGCCTTCGCCCGGTTTATCCTGACGCGGGCGCAATCCGATATTTCGAGCCGCCGTGTCGCGCGCCCGGAAAGTATTGCTGCTTCCGAAAGTAAGAAGACGCGCAAACGGAACAAGCCGCAAAAAGGAGGACGCTGA
- the mnhG gene encoding monovalent cation/H(+) antiporter subunit G, with translation MMDLLWAVLVAMLLLAGALFSLIAAIGIVRLPDLYSRMHAASKAGTVGSGLLLLAVGIHSQDLSILARALAGFVFFVLTAPISAHLLARAAHKAGHRLTAPSVRDELLRHGQFAKRANGKKG, from the coding sequence CTGATGGATTTGCTTTGGGCTGTCCTGGTCGCCATGCTTCTATTGGCCGGCGCATTGTTCTCGCTCATTGCCGCCATCGGCATTGTTCGCCTTCCCGATCTCTACAGCCGCATGCATGCGGCATCGAAGGCAGGCACGGTGGGCTCCGGCCTATTGCTACTTGCGGTCGGTATTCATTCGCAGGACCTGTCGATATTGGCGCGGGCGCTGGCCGGATTCGTCTTTTTCGTACTGACCGCACCGATTTCGGCACATCTCCTTGCGCGTGCGGCGCACAAGGCGGGGCATCGCCTAACCGCGCCTTCGGTGCGCGATGAATTGCTGCGGCACGGGCAGTTCGCGAAACGCGCGAATGGAAAAAAGGGCTAA
- a CDS encoding MucR family transcriptional regulator, whose protein sequence is MTDAALGNGQELLVELTADIVAAYVSNHVVPVSDLPNLISDVHSALSSTSAPVPAVTVVEKQKPAVSVRKSVQDDQITCLECGGSFKSLKRHLMTHHGLSPEEYREKWDLAADYPMVAPAYAEARSRLAKEMGLGQRRKRGSR, encoded by the coding sequence ATGACAGACGCGGCCCTTGGCAACGGGCAGGAGTTACTGGTTGAACTGACCGCCGACATCGTTGCGGCCTATGTCAGCAACCATGTCGTACCGGTCAGCGACCTTCCGAACTTGATTTCCGACGTACATTCCGCCTTGAGCAGCACCTCGGCTCCGGTTCCCGCCGTAACCGTGGTCGAAAAGCAGAAGCCGGCCGTATCGGTCCGCAAATCCGTGCAGGATGATCAGATCACCTGCCTGGAATGCGGCGGTAGCTTCAAGTCGCTGAAGCGCCATCTTATGACCCATCATGGTCTTTCGCCGGAAGAATATCGCGAGAAGTGGGATCTGGCCGCCGACTACCCGATGGTGGCCCCGGCCTATGCGGAAGCCCGTTCGCGTCTTGCAAAGGAAATGGGCCTCGGCCAGCGTCGCAAGCGCGGCAGCCGCTGA
- a CDS encoding SufE family protein, translated as MASLEKIIEDFSFLDEWEDRYRYVIELGKALPDLPEDKRTLENKVQGCASQVWLVTHASGDPENPILTFEGDSDAHIVRGLVAIVMATYSGKPASEIVALDALDVFGKIGLVEHLSSQRANGLRSMIKRIREEARVRAAA; from the coding sequence ATGGCATCGCTTGAAAAGATCATCGAGGACTTTTCCTTCCTGGACGAGTGGGAGGATCGCTATCGCTACGTGATCGAACTCGGCAAGGCGCTGCCCGACCTGCCCGAGGACAAGCGGACGCTGGAAAACAAGGTTCAGGGCTGCGCCAGTCAAGTTTGGCTCGTCACGCATGCCTCCGGCGATCCCGAGAACCCAATCCTGACGTTCGAAGGCGATTCCGACGCTCATATCGTTCGGGGTCTGGTGGCGATCGTGATGGCCACCTATTCGGGCAAGCCCGCCTCTGAAATCGTTGCACTCGATGCACTCGACGTCTTCGGCAAGATCGGTCTTGTGGAGCATCTCTCGTCGCAGCGCGCCAATGGGCTGCGGTCGATGATCAAGCGCATCCGTGAGGAAGCCCGCGTCAGAGCCGCGGCATAG
- a CDS encoding DUF5330 domain-containing protein gives MWFLIRAGFWFSLVLMFLPIFAKPQGDPRPAGEPTVQVSDAISAASGVVQYVGAMCTEKPDVCVKGGETLTALGYQVGDGARVAYDMLGQHFKDQPANASANAASARASGDQVAAMAQPMPAKRMTAAETADVVVTGTVRLPSSVPLPTPRPRI, from the coding sequence ATGTGGTTTCTGATTAGAGCAGGGTTCTGGTTTTCGCTGGTTCTCATGTTCCTGCCGATCTTCGCAAAGCCCCAGGGCGATCCGCGGCCGGCGGGCGAACCGACGGTGCAGGTTTCCGACGCGATTTCGGCTGCCTCGGGCGTCGTTCAATATGTCGGCGCCATGTGCACCGAAAAGCCGGATGTCTGCGTAAAGGGTGGCGAAACGCTGACCGCCCTCGGATATCAGGTAGGTGACGGCGCCCGCGTCGCCTACGACATGCTCGGCCAGCACTTCAAGGATCAGCCCGCAAATGCATCCGCTAATGCCGCTTCGGCTCGCGCAAGCGGCGATCAGGTCGCCGCCATGGCCCAGCCGATGCCGGCCAAGCGCATGACCGCCGCCGAAACGGCCGATGTGGTCGTTACCGGCACGGTCCGGCTGCCATCCTCCGTTCCGCTGCCGACGCCGCGCCCACGCATCTGA
- a CDS encoding ATP-binding protein: protein MVVGAGAFVDRVGGSWLSRTSGNGEVHGQELAILRRLALVSSVAVFAVPAGLSFITSPAVALPVGVATVCAAFLFSAVGSIALSRQRPSSLPAEAVVVEHRDLMLEAAFGLVLLLDPQGNVTTVGGRDRVEFLSWMRDPTGRGFVEQIHVSDRIVFLQAIDVLRQGRDSYGADLRLERSAVVGGDAQFVHVRMELTARRDGEGRLTAIVSQLRDISQDQQLREDAARKTAEAESANDAKSRFLAAVSHELRTPLNAILGFSDILSGEYFGKLENNRQREYVGLIRQSGAHLLSVVNTMLDMSKIEAGRYELLPESFSIGDSIATCEAMLGLQAKEKGLTLTSRVQRGLGEIVADQRAIQQVLINLVGNAIKFTDAGGAITVDAALTDGMLKLSIGDTGIGIASERLASLGQPFVQIQNDYTRRYAGTGLGLSLVKGLVGLHGGSFSIASAPGEGTVITILIPFDGSGVVTMQQPVDVNRPVDFPPRLKHTVEIDEGRNKEEMNGPAKAKIA from the coding sequence ATGGTTGTCGGGGCTGGAGCCTTCGTGGACCGGGTGGGCGGAAGCTGGCTCTCCCGGACGAGCGGGAATGGCGAAGTTCATGGACAGGAGCTGGCGATCCTGCGCCGGCTTGCGCTCGTCTCGTCCGTCGCCGTCTTCGCTGTTCCCGCGGGGCTCTCCTTCATTACCAGCCCGGCCGTGGCCCTGCCCGTGGGTGTCGCCACGGTCTGTGCCGCTTTCCTGTTTTCGGCCGTCGGCAGCATCGCATTGTCGCGTCAGCGGCCGTCGTCCCTTCCCGCGGAGGCCGTCGTCGTCGAGCACCGCGACCTGATGCTGGAAGCCGCCTTCGGCTTGGTATTGCTGCTTGATCCGCAAGGAAACGTGACGACCGTCGGCGGTCGTGACCGTGTCGAATTCCTGAGCTGGATGCGCGATCCCACAGGCCGCGGCTTCGTCGAGCAGATCCACGTCTCGGATCGCATCGTCTTCCTGCAGGCGATCGATGTGCTTCGCCAGGGCAGGGATTCTTACGGCGCAGACCTGCGCCTGGAGCGTTCCGCTGTTGTCGGCGGCGATGCACAGTTCGTCCATGTCCGCATGGAGCTGACGGCGCGCCGCGACGGCGAGGGGCGCCTGACCGCAATCGTCAGCCAGCTGCGCGACATCTCCCAGGATCAGCAGCTTCGTGAAGACGCAGCCCGCAAGACCGCGGAGGCGGAATCGGCCAACGACGCGAAATCGCGTTTCCTTGCCGCTGTCAGCCATGAACTACGCACGCCGCTCAATGCGATCCTGGGTTTCTCCGACATCCTCAGCGGAGAATATTTCGGCAAGCTCGAAAATAACCGCCAGCGTGAATATGTCGGCCTGATCCGCCAGTCGGGCGCGCATCTGCTGTCGGTGGTCAATACCATGCTCGACATGAGCAAGATCGAGGCGGGCCGCTACGAATTGCTGCCCGAATCCTTCTCGATCGGGGATTCCATCGCGACATGCGAAGCGATGCTGGGCCTGCAGGCGAAGGAGAAGGGCCTGACCTTGACGAGCCGCGTCCAGCGCGGCCTTGGCGAGATCGTTGCCGACCAGCGCGCCATCCAGCAGGTCCTCATCAACCTTGTCGGCAATGCCATCAAGTTCACCGATGCGGGTGGCGCGATTACCGTCGATGCGGCATTGACCGATGGCATGCTAAAGCTGTCGATCGGCGATACGGGGATTGGCATCGCAAGCGAGCGGCTGGCCTCCCTCGGTCAGCCTTTCGTGCAGATCCAGAACGATTATACGCGCCGTTACGCCGGCACCGGTCTCGGCCTGTCGCTGGTCAAGGGCCTCGTCGGCCTGCACGGCGGAAGCTTTTCCATTGCCAGCGCACCGGGAGAGGGCACGGTGATTACCATCCTCATTCCGTTCGACGGCTCCGGTGTCGTGACGATGCAGCAGCCTGTGGATGTCAATCGTCCCGTCGATTTTCCGCCGCGCCTGAAACATACTGTGGAGATAGACGAAGGGCGAAACAAGGAAGAGATGAATGGCCCCGCAAAAGCGAAAATCGCCTAA
- a CDS encoding peptidoglycan-binding protein translates to MAPQKRKSPKGRGKGRRKQPGLASRGAVALGSLSLRGGTALGGLGLRGVGALAGAIGGAVGRHPAVAGGVALFFGIFGFVTANALWYQTGAHPSPMLRTRDPGSPYQIPGRKSFLHAQQADGGNVTTFRIERQDSASDPATPASSGQIANPSAAPSKLVADVQAELIRHGLYDGVADGKPGSRTTSAILFFQEASGLAQTGVPTPELLAALKAGNVADTTPAGGRAGAAAVPAERPVNVSATPDAVDPVAAAIQNADKGLKTGAVAVKAAPGDAVNKVNLVMQIQKGLTNIAYSNVSIDGVAGEQTKAAIRRFQKHYRLPETGEPNMAVLKKLQDIGAL, encoded by the coding sequence ATGGCCCCGCAAAAGCGAAAATCGCCTAAGGGAAGAGGAAAGGGCAGGCGCAAGCAGCCTGGTCTCGCTTCTCGCGGAGCGGTTGCCCTGGGCAGCCTGAGCCTGCGCGGCGGTACCGCGCTGGGCGGCCTCGGCCTTCGCGGTGTGGGCGCGCTCGCCGGTGCGATCGGCGGCGCGGTCGGCCGTCATCCTGCCGTTGCCGGCGGTGTCGCACTCTTCTTCGGTATTTTCGGCTTCGTGACCGCGAATGCACTTTGGTATCAGACCGGTGCGCACCCATCGCCCATGCTGCGCACGCGTGATCCAGGCTCGCCCTATCAGATTCCCGGCCGCAAATCGTTCCTGCATGCACAGCAGGCCGATGGCGGCAACGTCACGACATTCCGGATAGAGCGGCAGGATTCGGCTTCCGATCCCGCCACGCCTGCGTCAAGCGGGCAGATAGCCAACCCGTCCGCTGCCCCATCGAAGCTGGTTGCCGACGTGCAGGCGGAACTTATCCGTCACGGGCTTTATGATGGCGTTGCCGATGGAAAGCCGGGATCGCGCACGACATCAGCCATTCTCTTCTTCCAGGAAGCCTCGGGCCTGGCGCAGACCGGTGTCCCGACGCCGGAGCTTCTGGCGGCTCTGAAGGCCGGCAATGTTGCCGACACGACGCCGGCTGGCGGCAGGGCAGGTGCCGCCGCGGTGCCTGCCGAGCGTCCCGTCAATGTCTCCGCCACCCCGGATGCTGTCGATCCGGTCGCCGCCGCCATTCAGAATGCGGACAAGGGCCTGAAGACCGGTGCCGTCGCGGTGAAGGCCGCCCCGGGCGATGCGGTCAACAAGGTCAATCTGGTCATGCAGATCCAGAAAGGCTTGACCAACATCGCCTATAGCAATGTCAGCATCGACGGCGTTGCCGGAGAGCAGACGAAGGCGGCCATCCGCCGCTTCCAGAAGCACTATCGTCTGCCGGAGACCGGCGAGCCGAACATGGCGGTTCTGAAAAAACTGCAGGATATCGGCGCGCTCTGA
- a CDS encoding DUF1491 family protein, translated as MRLRSDIFVSALVRRLFARGDFAAVERKGEEQAGAIFIRQRFRDGSETLYAPAPQSLFDGEGSGMRLFEIRSERKEPQDIRETLDRELKFDPDLWIVELETDDIADIVPLAGLRSNPLD; from the coding sequence ATGAGATTGCGCAGCGACATCTTTGTTTCCGCTCTAGTCCGCCGCCTATTCGCCCGTGGCGATTTTGCCGCCGTCGAGCGAAAGGGTGAGGAGCAGGCGGGCGCGATCTTCATTCGGCAGCGATTCCGTGATGGATCGGAAACCCTTTACGCACCTGCTCCGCAGAGCCTGTTCGATGGCGAGGGGAGCGGAATGAGGCTCTTCGAAATCCGCAGCGAGCGGAAGGAGCCGCAGGACATCCGCGAGACGCTCGATCGCGAGCTGAAGTTCGATCCGGATTTGTGGATCGTCGAACTGGAGACGGACGATATCGCCGATATAGTCCCTTTAGCCGGTTTGCGCTCCAATCCGCTGGATTGA